One window of Mediterraneibacter gnavus ATCC 29149 genomic DNA carries:
- a CDS encoding sugar ABC transporter substrate-binding protein: protein MKKRIISLVLVGVLTLSILGGCGKKEIPLEESTTESTDELIAEEGAQLKFRVGGGKLEYGESVAKAFEEEYGVPVEVEEAGMDIVNKMTLDGPSGNGADVFMASHDAYLTAKDAGLLLKLNDQIEESVRDDVNEIAVETVETDGDLYGVPVTIECYAMLYNKDLVQGEPAETMEQIIEEAKLFNNPAENKFWYLSVVTEAYNMFPFLSVDGFKPFGEDGKNNDDPGFKTPEFLKALERVRNLNELIPVKADDLKIETITQLEQNFIDGKTAYYFIGSWLIKTLKEQNTNFGVSTLPTMDGKQMKTMAGVQNAYVSSYSEYPNAAQLFAEYLVSEEGAEILYEKAYNVTARKNIENINGLKDDDALKVYTEAFDDAVPMPQVKRISYYWTTMQSVLSAVFDGKITPEEGAKKAQDDFEALVASE from the coding sequence ATGAAAAAAAGGATTATTTCATTAGTTTTAGTAGGTGTACTGACACTTAGTATTCTTGGAGGATGTGGAAAGAAAGAGATTCCTCTGGAAGAGAGTACAACAGAAAGTACAGATGAATTAATTGCAGAAGAAGGTGCACAGTTGAAATTTCGGGTAGGCGGAGGAAAGCTGGAATACGGAGAATCGGTTGCAAAAGCATTTGAAGAGGAATATGGTGTTCCAGTGGAGGTAGAAGAAGCTGGAATGGACATTGTAAACAAGATGACACTGGATGGACCAAGCGGAAATGGAGCAGATGTGTTTATGGCATCTCATGATGCATATCTGACGGCAAAAGATGCAGGACTCCTTCTGAAGTTAAATGATCAAATAGAAGAATCTGTCAGGGATGATGTCAATGAAATTGCAGTGGAAACCGTAGAAACAGATGGGGATTTATATGGAGTTCCAGTGACGATAGAATGTTATGCAATGTTGTACAACAAAGACCTTGTACAGGGAGAGCCGGCAGAGACTATGGAGCAGATTATTGAGGAAGCAAAGTTATTTAATAATCCAGCAGAAAATAAGTTTTGGTATCTTTCGGTAGTGACAGAAGCGTACAATATGTTTCCATTTTTAAGTGTAGATGGATTTAAGCCTTTTGGTGAGGATGGAAAAAATAACGATGATCCTGGATTTAAAACTCCGGAATTTCTGAAAGCATTGGAGCGAGTGCGCAATTTAAATGAATTAATTCCGGTGAAAGCAGATGATTTAAAAATTGAAACAATTACGCAACTGGAACAGAACTTTATAGATGGAAAAACGGCATATTACTTTATTGGTTCATGGTTGATTAAAACATTAAAAGAGCAGAACACAAATTTTGGTGTTTCGACTTTGCCGACTATGGACGGAAAACAGATGAAAACAATGGCCGGTGTTCAGAATGCATATGTTTCTTCTTATTCTGAATATCCGAATGCTGCACAGCTTTTTGCAGAATATCTGGTATCAGAGGAAGGTGCAGAAATTCTTTACGAGAAAGCTTACAATGTGACAGCAAGAAAAAATATTGAAAATATCAATGGATTGAAGGATGATGATGCTTTAAAAGTATATACGGAAGCATTTGACGACGCTGTTCCAATGCCGCAAGTAAAAAGAATTTCTTATTATTGGACCACTATGCAGAGTGTATTAAGTGCTGTATTTGACGGAAAAATAACACCAGAAGAAGGTGCAAAAAAGGCACAGGATGATTTTGAAGCGTTAGTAGCGAGTGAATAG
- a CDS encoding carbohydrate ABC transporter permease has protein sequence MEKREMKRKKNALLLSIVCCGSGQFFVYRQRIKGGVLFLPQFLIMLIELLSGYWIEYFQGRIPEFSLRLHGGFFTKGIWGMITLGEKAGGRYGDHSTMLLINGVIAILILGIAFATYVWNIYDIQAGNKKIESKVSWQKSFSKNLPYFILIPIGIVFIFVVLMPIVFTFLTAFLNYNRNHLPPGQLLDWVGFENFKKLFTVSIWSETFFKVLGWTIIWTLCSTLLPYFFGLIQALILNHKSVKLKKVFQSILILPWAIPQMVSLLVFRNLLNGQFSPVNQLLLRLGLISENIGFISDPISAKIVVICVSFWLGFPMFMLMMMGVLSNLDHSLYEAAAIDGASSIQQFGKITLPLVFKATMPNLVMSMAANFNGFGLIYFLTQGGPINTEMQFAGDTDILISWIYKLTLNQQMYDIAAVMSVLLFIFVGVVSLWNFRRTTSFKEL, from the coding sequence ATGGAAAAAAGAGAGATGAAGAGAAAGAAAAATGCCCTGTTGTTATCCATTGTTTGTTGCGGAAGCGGACAATTTTTTGTCTATAGACAGCGTATTAAAGGAGGCGTATTATTTTTGCCTCAATTTCTGATTATGCTGATTGAACTGTTGAGTGGGTACTGGATAGAATATTTTCAGGGAAGAATACCAGAATTTTCTTTACGGCTTCATGGTGGATTTTTTACAAAAGGAATATGGGGCATGATCACATTAGGTGAAAAAGCAGGTGGAAGATATGGAGATCACTCGACAATGCTTCTGATTAATGGGGTTATTGCAATACTTATATTGGGAATTGCTTTTGCAACATATGTATGGAATATTTACGATATACAGGCAGGAAACAAAAAAATAGAAAGCAAAGTATCTTGGCAAAAAAGTTTTTCAAAGAATTTACCTTATTTTATCTTAATTCCTATAGGTATTGTTTTTATTTTTGTTGTCTTAATGCCAATTGTTTTTACTTTTTTGACAGCATTTTTGAATTACAACAGGAATCATCTTCCACCTGGACAATTATTAGACTGGGTGGGGTTTGAAAATTTTAAAAAATTATTTACTGTTTCAATCTGGTCTGAGACATTTTTTAAGGTGTTGGGATGGACGATAATTTGGACATTGTGTTCTACATTGTTACCTTATTTTTTTGGATTGATTCAGGCACTGATATTGAACCATAAATCGGTAAAATTAAAAAAGGTATTTCAGTCAATTTTAATTCTTCCGTGGGCGATTCCTCAAATGGTAAGTTTACTCGTATTTAGAAACCTTTTGAATGGTCAGTTCAGTCCGGTGAATCAATTGTTGTTACGTTTAGGACTTATTTCAGAAAATATAGGATTTATTTCGGATCCGATATCAGCTAAGATTGTAGTTATTTGTGTTAGTTTTTGGTTGGGATTTCCGATGTTTATGCTTATGATGATGGGAGTGCTTTCCAATTTAGATCATAGTCTTTATGAAGCGGCAGCAATTGATGGGGCTAGTAGCATACAACAATTTGGGAAAATTACGCTTCCGCTTGTATTTAAAGCTACAATGCCCAATTTAGTTATGAGCATGGCAGCAAACTTTAATGGATTTGGGCTCATATATTTCCTGACACAAGGAGGACCAATTAATACAGAGATGCAGTTTGCAGGTGATACAGATATTTTAATTTCTTGGATTTATAAATTGACACTAAATCAACAAATGTATGATATTGCAGCTGTCATGAGTGTATTGCTTTTTATATTTGTAGGAGTGGTATCTTTATGGAACTTCAGAAGAACCACATCATTTAAAGAGTTGTAG
- a CDS encoding NAD(P)/FAD-dependent oxidoreductase — MVRYEIVIIGGGPAGLAAAVAARAAGAKKIVILERDERLGGILNQCIHNGFGLHTFKEELTGPEYAARFIEQVEALDIEYRLNTMVMDITKERVVTTMSSERGICQIQADAIVLAMGCRERPRGALNIPGYRPAGIYTAGTAQRLVNMEGYLPGREVVILGSGDIGLIMARRMTLEGAHVNVVAELMPYSGGLKRNIVQCLDDYGIPLKLSHTVVKIHGKKRVEGVTLAQVDAQARPIPGTEEFYACDTLLLSVGLLPENELSRQAQVSLNPVTNGPLVDENLETDVEGIFACGNVLHVHDLVDFVSEEATRAGKAAAEYAQRAVQKTEHSVTETFVRIQSEGGVRYTVPSQIHRKQEKGLNIRFRVNKVFGACKVQVYLNGELALEKKKKSAAPGEMEQILIPENVFEKVAEIKEIRLQMEEL, encoded by the coding sequence ATGGTAAGATATGAGATTGTGATTATCGGCGGAGGACCGGCAGGACTGGCAGCGGCAGTGGCAGCCAGAGCTGCGGGAGCCAAAAAGATTGTGATCCTGGAGAGGGATGAGAGACTTGGCGGTATTTTGAATCAGTGTATCCATAATGGGTTTGGGCTGCATACATTCAAAGAAGAACTGACAGGTCCGGAGTATGCGGCGAGATTTATCGAACAGGTGGAAGCGCTTGACATTGAATATCGATTAAACACCATGGTTATGGATATCACAAAAGAGCGGGTTGTGACAACGATGAGCAGCGAGAGGGGAATCTGTCAGATACAGGCAGATGCGATCGTACTTGCCATGGGATGCAGAGAACGTCCAAGAGGCGCCTTAAATATTCCGGGATATCGTCCGGCAGGCATTTATACAGCAGGAACGGCACAGCGTCTGGTCAATATGGAAGGATATCTGCCGGGAAGAGAAGTGGTGATCTTAGGTTCCGGTGATATCGGCCTGATCATGGCGCGGAGGATGACGCTGGAAGGTGCGCACGTCAATGTCGTTGCAGAACTGATGCCATATTCGGGAGGTTTGAAACGAAATATCGTGCAGTGTCTGGATGATTATGGAATCCCGCTGAAATTGAGCCATACGGTTGTAAAAATACACGGGAAAAAACGAGTGGAGGGAGTTACACTGGCACAGGTGGATGCACAGGCAAGACCGATTCCGGGAACAGAAGAGTTCTATGCCTGTGATACCTTGCTGTTATCCGTGGGGCTGCTGCCGGAAAATGAGCTTTCCAGACAGGCGCAGGTCAGTTTGAATCCTGTGACAAACGGTCCGTTGGTGGATGAAAATCTGGAAACAGATGTGGAGGGGATTTTTGCCTGTGGCAATGTGCTGCATGTACATGATCTGGTGGATTTTGTGTCAGAGGAAGCCACGCGGGCAGGAAAGGCAGCTGCAGAGTATGCGCAGAGAGCAGTTCAAAAGACAGAACATTCTGTCACAGAAACGTTCGTCCGGATTCAGTCAGAGGGAGGCGTGCGCTACACAGTACCGTCCCAGATTCACAGAAAACAGGAGAAAGGATTGAATATCCGATTTCGGGTGAACAAAGTCTTCGGGGCGTGTAAAGTGCAGGTATATCTCAATGGAGAGCTGGCGTTGGAGAAAAAGAAAAAATCAGCAGCGCCGGGAGAGATGGAACAAATCCTGATCCCGGAGAATGTGTTTGAAAAAGTGGCGGAAATAAAGGAAATCAGACTGCAGATGGAGGAATTGTGA
- the glpK gene encoding glycerol kinase GlpK encodes MAKYVMALDAGTTSNRCILFNEKGEICSMAQKEFTQYFPKPGWVEHDPREIWSTQLSVARQAMNQINASAADIAAIGITNQRETAIVWDKNTGKPVYNAIVWQCRRTSEYCDSLKDKGLTEMFQKKTGLVIDAYFSGTKVKWILDHVEGARERAKRGELLFGTVETWLIWKLTKGAVHVTDYSNASRTMLFNINTLEWDDEILEELDIPKCMLPQAKPSSAVYGEADPGFFGGRIPIAGAAGDQQAALFGQTCFEEGEAKNTYGTGCFLLMNTGEKPVFSENGLVTTIAWGMEGKVNYALEGSVFVAGAAIQWLRDELRLIDSASDTEYLAQKVEDTNGCYVVPAFTGLGAPYWDQYARGTIVGLTRGVNKDHIIRATLESLAYQVNDVLEAMGADSGIALSALKVDGGASANNFLMQTQADISRAPVHRPKCVETTAMGAAYLAGLAVGYWKDKEDVKQNWDIDRVFQPDIEIEKQQKMLKGWKKAVQYAHGWAKEEEIMK; translated from the coding sequence ATTTTGTTCAATGAAAAAGGGGAAATCTGCAGTATGGCACAGAAAGAGTTTACGCAGTATTTTCCAAAACCGGGCTGGGTGGAGCATGATCCGAGGGAAATCTGGTCTACACAGCTTTCTGTAGCGAGACAGGCAATGAATCAGATCAATGCATCGGCAGCAGATATTGCGGCGATCGGAATTACGAACCAGAGAGAGACAGCAATCGTGTGGGACAAGAATACAGGAAAACCGGTGTATAATGCGATTGTCTGGCAGTGCAGAAGAACTTCGGAGTACTGTGACAGCCTGAAAGATAAAGGGCTGACAGAGATGTTTCAGAAGAAGACCGGGCTTGTGATCGACGCTTATTTTTCCGGAACGAAAGTGAAGTGGATCTTAGACCATGTGGAAGGTGCAAGAGAACGGGCAAAACGGGGAGAATTACTGTTTGGTACAGTGGAGACCTGGCTGATCTGGAAGCTGACAAAGGGGGCGGTGCATGTCACAGATTATTCCAATGCATCCCGGACGATGTTGTTTAATATCAATACGCTGGAGTGGGATGATGAGATTTTGGAAGAGCTGGATATTCCAAAATGCATGCTGCCCCAGGCAAAGCCGAGCAGTGCTGTTTACGGAGAAGCAGATCCCGGATTTTTCGGAGGAAGGATTCCAATTGCAGGAGCGGCAGGAGATCAGCAGGCAGCGCTGTTTGGACAGACCTGTTTCGAAGAGGGAGAGGCGAAGAACACGTACGGAACCGGATGTTTCCTGCTGATGAACACCGGCGAAAAACCGGTCTTTTCCGAGAATGGTCTGGTCACTACCATTGCCTGGGGGATGGAAGGAAAAGTTAATTATGCACTGGAAGGCTCCGTGTTTGTGGCAGGTGCTGCGATTCAGTGGCTGCGGGATGAGCTGCGTCTGATTGATTCAGCGTCAGATACAGAATATCTTGCACAGAAAGTGGAGGATACCAATGGCTGCTATGTGGTTCCTGCATTTACCGGGCTTGGAGCACCTTATTGGGATCAGTATGCCAGAGGAACGATCGTGGGACTGACCAGGGGCGTGAACAAAGATCACATTATTCGCGCCACACTGGAATCACTCGCTTATCAGGTAAATGATGTGCTGGAAGCAATGGGAGCAGATTCCGGAATCGCTCTTTCTGCGCTGAAAGTGGATGGCGGTGCAAGTGCCAATAATTTCCTGATGCAGACACAGGCAGATATCAGCCGGGCGCCGGTGCACAGGCCGAAGTGTGTGGAGACGACTGCCATGGGAGCTGCTTATCTGGCAGGTCTGGCAGTGGGATACTGGAAGGATAAGGAAGATGTAAAACAGAACTGGGACATTGACAGGGTGTTCCAGCCAGACATTGAAATCGAAAAACAGCAGAAAATGCTCAAAGGATGGAAAAAAGCTGTGCAGTACGCACATGGATGGGCAAAAGAAGAGGAAATAATGAAATGA
- a CDS encoding DUF1667 domain-containing protein translates to MKERELTCICCPLGCQITAVTENKTVVSVSGNHCPRGAKYAEAEILHPVRIVTTTVPVTGGTQPRVSVKTKKEIPKEKIMDCIRQLKDVHADAPVEIGDVLLENVAGTGADIVATASVKLQV, encoded by the coding sequence ATGAAAGAGAGAGAGTTGACATGCATCTGCTGCCCTCTGGGATGTCAGATCACAGCAGTGACAGAAAATAAAACCGTGGTCAGTGTTTCCGGCAATCATTGTCCGAGAGGGGCAAAATATGCCGAAGCAGAGATTTTGCATCCGGTTCGGATCGTAACGACGACGGTGCCTGTGACCGGGGGAACGCAGCCTCGTGTTTCGGTAAAAACAAAGAAAGAAATCCCAAAAGAGAAGATCATGGACTGTATTCGGCAGTTAAAGGATGTGCATGCAGATGCACCGGTAGAAATCGGAGATGTTCTTCTTGAAAATGTGGCGGGAACAGGTGCAGACATCGTAGCGACTGCAAGTGTAAAGCTGCAAGTGTGA
- a CDS encoding sugar ABC transporter permease, translating into MKKKIIAILVNGELMFMSIVVLVPVVWIILSAFQSGNALGNLSLSHLTLNNFQRLFSETNYGTWFVNTLEIAVVSTCCSVILIMLTSWVMSRFQFKGRKTGLLTVMILSMFPTFLSMTAIYTLFLALGLVGKPISMVIVYSIGAIPYNTWLVKGYLDGLPIAVDEAAYIDGCTKIQTFGKIVLPMSKPIITYCAVSQFMMPWMDYILPNILLSGNDSKTLAVGLFELINGTDTTNFTVFAAGAVLVAVPITIVFILFQKYLVQGVASGADKG; encoded by the coding sequence ATGAAGAAAAAGATCATTGCTATTTTAGTGAATGGAGAATTGATGTTTATGTCTATTGTAGTATTGGTTCCGGTAGTATGGATTATTCTTTCTGCTTTTCAGTCAGGGAATGCATTAGGAAATCTCTCATTGTCTCATTTGACACTAAATAATTTTCAGCGATTATTTTCAGAAACAAACTATGGAACATGGTTTGTTAATACATTGGAAATTGCGGTAGTCAGTACATGCTGTTCTGTTATATTGATCATGCTTACATCCTGGGTGATGTCACGGTTTCAGTTTAAAGGAAGGAAAACAGGGCTCTTGACAGTGATGATTCTATCGATGTTTCCTACATTTTTGTCTATGACAGCAATCTATACGCTGTTTTTGGCATTGGGATTAGTAGGCAAGCCCATTTCGATGGTTATCGTGTATTCAATAGGAGCAATCCCATATAATACATGGCTTGTGAAAGGATATCTGGATGGATTGCCGATAGCGGTTGATGAGGCAGCGTATATTGATGGATGTACAAAAATTCAGACATTTGGAAAAATTGTATTGCCTATGTCAAAACCTATCATCACATACTGTGCGGTATCACAATTCATGATGCCGTGGATGGATTATATTTTGCCCAACATTCTTTTATCTGGAAATGATAGCAAAACATTGGCTGTTGGGTTATTTGAACTGATCAATGGAACAGATACGACAAATTTTACTGTTTTTGCAGCAGGAGCTGTTCTGGTTGCTGTTCCAATTACAATTGTATTTATATTGTTTCAAAAGTATCTAGTCCAGGGCGTTGCTTCTGGTGCAGATAAAGGCTAA
- a CDS encoding glycoside hydrolase family 13 protein, giving the protein MNFTTVLHQAKSEYAYAYNENTLHIRLKTERGAVRKVELLALDPFNWVPRNDGSMMYDLDKESIIRLEMRKEQMTEMYDCWFAEAGNLDTKRCKYCFVIETEKEKYIMGCHDRIPYKEDESELYNLFNYFNYPYICKEDLYKAPHWVAHTVWYQIFPERFCNGTPGDGRNVLPWGSEEMDGALKKFGGNLEGIIEKLDYIQKAGFTGIYLTPIFKATSSHKYDTIDYFIIDPEFGTNEIFEKLVKEAHQRGIRIMLDAVFNHCGYQHPFWQDVLMHGKESKYYDYFYILDADKPIFDGQVLDGVPQEIPREELNYRTFAYTPTMPKWNTGNPEVREYLLEAACFWTEKYHIDGWRLDVSNEVPHDFWREFRKRVKDRNPELYILGENWDNSLPWLMGDQFDAVMNYEFAMPIWKYFRKEKEGERIYSEEQFRYAIGRLLTSYPKNVTANLFNLLESHDTERILNRAGQDVSLVKLAYLFMFIFPGTPCVYYGGEIGMGGGEHSNRQCMIWEKEKQNRELFEFISRMIELRKKYDSFCSTELQWINSENSLALKKEGAKETLYVFMQKEGKTQEYVLPEELKEKCCMECISGKMVKLGKSIRLERNGYQMYLIFKETE; this is encoded by the coding sequence ATGAATTTTACAACAGTTTTGCATCAGGCAAAGAGTGAATATGCCTATGCATATAATGAAAATACATTACATATTCGATTAAAAACCGAACGTGGAGCGGTTAGAAAAGTAGAATTGTTGGCCCTGGATCCATTTAATTGGGTTCCTCGTAATGACGGTTCTATGATGTATGATTTAGATAAAGAATCCATTATTCGCTTGGAGATGAGAAAAGAGCAAATGACGGAAATGTATGACTGCTGGTTTGCAGAAGCAGGAAATCTGGATACAAAGCGGTGTAAATACTGTTTTGTGATTGAAACAGAAAAAGAAAAATATATTATGGGATGCCATGACAGAATTCCTTATAAAGAAGATGAATCGGAACTATATAACTTATTTAATTATTTCAATTATCCATATATTTGTAAAGAAGATCTGTATAAAGCACCGCATTGGGTAGCTCATACAGTATGGTATCAGATTTTCCCAGAAAGATTTTGTAATGGAACACCAGGAGATGGAAGGAATGTGCTTCCATGGGGAAGCGAAGAAATGGATGGCGCATTGAAAAAATTTGGGGGAAATCTGGAAGGAATTATCGAAAAGTTGGACTATATCCAAAAGGCAGGGTTTACAGGGATTTATTTAACACCTATTTTTAAAGCTACAAGTTCACATAAATATGATACGATTGACTATTTTATAATTGATCCAGAGTTTGGAACAAATGAAATATTTGAGAAGTTGGTAAAGGAAGCACATCAGAGGGGAATAAGGATTATGTTGGATGCGGTGTTTAATCACTGTGGATATCAGCATCCATTTTGGCAAGATGTGTTGATGCATGGAAAAGAATCAAAGTATTATGATTATTTTTATATTTTGGATGCAGATAAGCCGATTTTTGATGGTCAGGTACTCGATGGAGTTCCACAGGAGATACCAAGAGAAGAACTGAATTACAGAACATTTGCATATACACCGACAATGCCAAAGTGGAATACAGGTAATCCGGAAGTTAGAGAGTATTTGCTAGAGGCGGCGTGTTTCTGGACAGAAAAATATCATATTGATGGATGGCGTTTGGATGTCTCAAATGAAGTTCCACATGATTTTTGGCGAGAATTTCGAAAAAGAGTCAAAGATAGAAATCCTGAATTGTATATTTTGGGCGAAAATTGGGATAATTCGTTGCCATGGCTTATGGGGGATCAATTTGATGCAGTAATGAATTATGAATTTGCAATGCCTATATGGAAGTATTTCAGAAAAGAAAAGGAGGGAGAGAGGATATATTCTGAGGAACAGTTCCGTTATGCTATTGGAAGGCTTTTGACGTCTTACCCTAAGAATGTAACAGCAAATTTATTTAATTTGTTGGAAAGCCATGATACAGAGAGAATTTTGAACAGAGCAGGACAAGACGTTTCACTGGTAAAATTAGCATATTTATTCATGTTTATTTTTCCGGGAACTCCGTGTGTTTACTACGGCGGAGAAATAGGTATGGGAGGTGGAGAGCACAGTAATCGTCAGTGCATGATATGGGAAAAAGAGAAGCAGAACCGGGAATTATTTGAATTTATAAGTAGGATGATTGAACTAAGAAAGAAATACGATAGTTTTTGTTCAACAGAACTACAGTGGATTAATTCGGAAAATAGTTTGGCATTGAAAAAAGAGGGAGCCAAAGAAACACTTTATGTATTTATGCAAAAAGAAGGAAAAACACAGGAATATGTACTTCCTGAAGAATTAAAAGAAAAGTGTTGCATGGAGTGTATAAGTGGCAAGATGGTAAAATTAGGAAAAAGTATTCGATTAGAAAGAAATGGATACCAAATGTATCTGATTTTTAAAGAAACTGAATAA
- a CDS encoding LacI family DNA-binding transcriptional regulator: MKDKRITMKDVAKEAGVSTATVSYVLNYSDTERISHETRLRVFEAANKLNYVPNMAAKALSEKKSYLVGMIINKRARSKKSKIYQYYDLADEIRVILHALGYDMFLISAEEIEEGVSIGIRRTLDAVFIVDLEESLFKKIANKFFVPAIFIDGYVADPLFCKVLVDSKELLDKAQEILGEEFYVVLEDYFNDYLLEYIRKRVKQENIFVNKSGSNLPEFLQSHQQKKGLIIGEILGVQVENYVDNRNICVVVHSEKDIMLLPDTKIIVVSNKEKARKAVEVMQKLLCIDGNNSRLDMPSGTNYIKIN, translated from the coding sequence ATGAAAGATAAGCGCATTACGATGAAAGATGTTGCTAAAGAGGCAGGAGTGTCGACAGCCACTGTTTCTTATGTACTGAATTATTCTGATACAGAAAGAATTAGTCATGAGACACGACTGAGAGTTTTTGAGGCGGCAAATAAATTGAATTATGTGCCGAATATGGCTGCAAAAGCATTGTCAGAAAAAAAGAGCTATCTGGTGGGGATGATTATTAATAAGAGGGCTCGTAGTAAAAAAAGTAAGATATACCAATATTATGATCTGGCAGATGAGATACGTGTGATTTTGCATGCTCTGGGGTATGATATGTTTTTGATTTCAGCAGAAGAAATAGAAGAAGGCGTATCTATTGGGATTAGAAGAACGTTAGACGCGGTTTTTATTGTTGATCTGGAAGAATCACTTTTTAAAAAAATTGCTAATAAATTTTTTGTTCCAGCTATTTTTATAGACGGATATGTAGCAGATCCTTTATTTTGCAAAGTATTAGTGGATTCAAAAGAACTTTTGGATAAAGCACAAGAAATTTTGGGAGAAGAATTTTATGTTGTATTGGAAGATTACTTTAATGATTATCTATTAGAATATATCAGAAAAAGAGTAAAACAAGAAAATATTTTTGTTAATAAAAGTGGAAGTAATCTTCCAGAATTTCTCCAGTCACATCAACAAAAAAAAGGATTGATTATTGGAGAAATTCTGGGAGTACAGGTAGAAAATTATGTGGATAATAGGAATATTTGCGTTGTGGTTCATTCAGAGAAAGATATTATGCTTCTTCCAGACACGAAGATCATAGTTGTAAGTAATAAAGAAAAAGCAAGAAAAGCAGTAGAAGTGATGCAGAAATTATTATGTATAGACGGAAATAACAGTAGATTAGATATGCCAAGTGGTACTAATTATATAAAGATCAATTAG
- a CDS encoding NAD(P)/FAD-dependent oxidoreductase, protein MYDVIIIGAGVSGAAIARELSRYQGKFCVLDKEADVCCGTSKANSGIVHAGFDAKEGSLMAKLNVEGSKMMEKLSKELDFPYQKNGSLVVCTNEKEVERLYELLERGRRNGVEELQILDRAALKAMEPNIADEAVAALYAPTGGIVCPFGLNIALAENAAQNGVDFCLEQEVKTIERSVKGGYRISTQDTVYETKVVVNAAGVYADEFHNMVSEKKLHITPRKGEYFLLDKTTGAHVSHTVFTLPGKYGKGVLVTPTVHGNLLIGPTATDVEQKEGTDTTMQGMEEICKKAQHSVKEIPFRQVITGFAGLRAHEDGHEFVIQEVEDAPGFIDCAGIESPGLTSAPAIGRLAAEIVRNVLELKENPAFCKTRKGILNPAELTAKERNELIRKNPAYGRIVCRCEMISEGEILDSIHRPLGATTMDGIKRRTRAGMGRCQAGFCTPKRMEILERELKIRQEEITKNGAGSEMIVGRNKDGKI, encoded by the coding sequence ATGTATGATGTGATCATAATCGGAGCAGGAGTAAGCGGAGCGGCTATTGCAAGAGAGTTGTCCCGTTATCAGGGAAAATTTTGTGTACTGGACAAAGAGGCAGACGTCTGTTGTGGGACATCCAAGGCAAACAGTGGGATTGTTCATGCAGGATTTGATGCAAAAGAAGGCAGTTTGATGGCAAAATTAAATGTAGAAGGCAGTAAAATGATGGAAAAACTTTCAAAAGAGCTGGACTTTCCATATCAGAAGAATGGTTCTCTTGTGGTTTGTACGAACGAAAAAGAAGTGGAAAGGTTATATGAATTATTGGAGAGAGGCAGGCGAAACGGAGTGGAGGAGCTGCAGATTCTTGACAGAGCTGCATTGAAAGCGATGGAACCCAATATTGCTGACGAGGCTGTTGCGGCGTTGTATGCACCGACAGGCGGGATTGTCTGTCCGTTCGGCTTAAATATCGCACTGGCAGAGAATGCAGCGCAAAATGGTGTGGACTTCTGTCTGGAGCAGGAAGTGAAAACAATTGAGCGAAGCGTGAAAGGTGGATATCGGATCAGCACACAGGATACAGTGTACGAAACAAAAGTGGTCGTCAATGCAGCCGGGGTATATGCAGATGAATTCCACAATATGGTCAGTGAAAAGAAGCTCCACATTACGCCGCGAAAAGGGGAATATTTTCTGTTGGATAAAACCACAGGAGCACATGTCAGTCATACGGTGTTCACCTTGCCCGGAAAGTATGGAAAAGGGGTGCTTGTCACACCGACTGTGCATGGAAACCTTCTGATAGGACCGACCGCAACGGATGTGGAACAAAAGGAAGGAACAGACACAACCATGCAGGGAATGGAAGAGATTTGCAAAAAAGCACAGCACAGTGTCAAGGAGATTCCATTCCGGCAGGTGATTACCGGATTTGCGGGACTTCGGGCACATGAGGATGGACATGAATTTGTGATCCAAGAAGTTGAGGATGCACCAGGATTTATCGATTGCGCTGGCATTGAGTCACCGGGACTGACCAGTGCCCCTGCAATTGGAAGGCTGGCGGCAGAAATTGTGAGAAATGTGTTGGAGTTGAAAGAAAACCCTGCATTTTGCAAAACCAGGAAGGGAATTTTAAATCCGGCAGAATTGACAGCAAAAGAGAGAAATGAGCTGATCAGAAAAAATCCGGCTTATGGAAGAATTGTCTGCCGCTGTGAGATGATTTCCGAGGGCGAAATTTTAGATTCCATTCACAGACCTCTGGGAGCAACGACTATGGATGGAATCAAGCGCAGAACGAGAGCTGGAATGGGCAGGTGTCAGGCAGGCTTTTGTACACCGAAGAGAATGGAGATTCTGGAACGGGAATTGAAGATCAGACAGGAAGAGATTACGAAAAACGGAGCAGGTTCCGAGATGATCGTGGGGAGGAATAAAGATGGTAAGATATGA